Proteins encoded within one genomic window of Jiangella mangrovi:
- a CDS encoding arginase family protein: MTRILVPYHLDEHRPGLDVPYEPAVTISRDLAGDDVWERVAPLYADVADAVAGDIRAGAVPLVMSGDCMVSQAVVAGLQRADDGDGSASVVWFDAHGDVQTLETTTSGYLGGMPLRMLAGYRPELVADGLGLRPVPEDRIVLVDGRDLDPPERDYLAASEIRQVFTAELDADAIPPGPVYLHIDLDVVDGAELPGLLFPTPGGPSLSEVGQAVRRVLDSGRVAAIGLGCTWHEGVEGDDGVGAAAADAVRRAFPF; encoded by the coding sequence ATGACGCGGATTCTCGTGCCCTATCACCTCGACGAGCACCGGCCCGGGCTGGACGTGCCGTACGAGCCGGCCGTGACGATCAGCCGTGACCTCGCCGGCGACGACGTGTGGGAGCGGGTGGCGCCCCTCTACGCAGACGTGGCCGACGCCGTCGCCGGTGACATCCGGGCCGGCGCCGTACCGCTGGTCATGTCCGGCGACTGCATGGTCTCGCAGGCCGTGGTCGCGGGTCTGCAGCGCGCAGACGACGGCGACGGCTCCGCGAGCGTCGTCTGGTTCGACGCGCACGGCGACGTGCAGACGCTGGAGACGACGACGTCGGGGTATCTCGGCGGAATGCCGCTGCGGATGCTGGCCGGCTACCGTCCGGAGCTGGTGGCCGACGGGCTCGGGCTGCGGCCGGTCCCCGAGGACCGCATCGTGCTGGTCGACGGGCGGGATCTGGACCCGCCGGAGCGGGACTACCTGGCCGCGTCGGAGATCCGGCAGGTCTTCACCGCCGAGCTCGACGCCGACGCCATCCCGCCCGGCCCCGTCTACCTGCACATCGACCTCGACGTCGTCGACGGGGCGGAGCTGCCGGGCCTGCTGTTCCCGACCCCGGGCGGGCCGTCGCTCAGCGAGGTCGGCCAGGCGGTCCGCCGCGTCCTCGACAGCGGCCGGGTCGCGGCCATCGGCCTCGGCTGCACCTGGCACGAAGGCGTCGAAGGCGACGACGGGGTCGGCGCGGCCGCAGCGGACGCCGTCCGCCGGGCCTTCCCGTTCTAG
- a CDS encoding DUF7455 domain-containing protein yields MTTTALATSPLKATDRCDSCGAQAYIRVVLNEGELLFCGHHGRRHEAKLRPIAVEWHDETDKLTPQPTPVTD; encoded by the coding sequence GTGACTACTACGGCTCTCGCTACCAGCCCTCTCAAGGCCACTGACCGCTGCGACAGCTGCGGCGCCCAGGCGTACATCCGCGTCGTCCTCAACGAGGGCGAGCTCCTCTTCTGCGGCCACCACGGCCGCCGGCACGAGGCCAAGCTCCGTCCCATCGCCGTCGAGTGGCACGACGAGACGGACAAGCTCACGCCTCAGCCCACCCCCGTCACCGACTGA
- a CDS encoding Na+/H+ antiporter subunit A codes for MLALIAAHLVAAALAPALVAWLRRPALLLLAAVPAAGFGWAVAMTGRVQEGGDVEQTIRWVDELGLELSFRLTTLTWVMTLLVTGVGALVLAYCAAYFRRDDAGLARFAGLLTAFAGAMLGLVLADDLLVLYVFWELTTVLSYLLIGHNPERKANRRAALQALMVTTFGGLAMLVGVIVIGQAAGTYQISAVLADPPGGDAVTVAVVLVLIGAVSKSALIPFHFWLPGAMAAPTPVSAYLHAAAMVKAGVYLVALFAPAFAGLMPWRPLLLTLGVLTMLLGALRALRQTDLKLLLAYGTVSQLGFLIVLVGAGTRSAALAGVAMLVAHALFKAALFLVVGLVDRATGTRDLRELSGLGRRLPVLLVTSVLAAASMAAIPPLAGFVAKESAYLAALDIAETGDGTGIGAFAGWALVAGLAVGSALTAAYSIRFVWGAFAVKPGVPALEASDCRFPTVGFSAAPVVLAAAGLVLGFLGPAETTLLEPYADLFPEGAHEPELALWHGLNAALLLSVASVLVGIALFRWRDGVGRVEGALAPSTDAETTYRTIMRGVDRLAVEVTGTTQRGSLPSYLAVIFLVVVAVPGGVLVVNRLWDGGGSGLDVRAWDSVGQAVVGAIMIAAAVLAARSRRRLKAVVLAGGTGYGMAMLFILHGAPDLALTQVLVETVTLVIFVLVLRRLPTYFSDRPLTASRWWRLGLGVAVGVIMAGLALAASGARTAQPVSDGFAEPAVSYGGGHNIVNVTLVDIRAWDTMGEISVLVVAATGVASLIFLITGRTGRWRPDDAIASAPSPHGRRSHRNLWLRAGRTVAPEGRSILFEVVTRLAFHVVIVFSIYLLFVGHNAPGGGFAGGLVAGLALMVRYLAGGRHELDEAAPVDAGLVLGIGLFVATGTGLVPLLFGGDVLQSAVVDVEVPLIGHVHFVTSLFFDIGVYLVVVGLMLDVLRSLGGGIDRQADGDDSDSDAASDSAEALETAEGVR; via the coding sequence ATGCTGGCCCTGATCGCCGCGCACCTCGTCGCCGCGGCGCTGGCGCCTGCCCTGGTGGCGTGGCTGCGGCGCCCGGCGTTGCTGCTGCTGGCCGCCGTCCCCGCGGCGGGGTTCGGCTGGGCCGTGGCGATGACCGGCCGGGTGCAGGAGGGCGGCGACGTCGAGCAGACGATCCGCTGGGTCGACGAGCTGGGGCTGGAGCTGTCGTTCCGCCTCACCACGCTGACCTGGGTGATGACGCTGCTGGTCACGGGCGTGGGCGCGCTGGTGCTGGCGTACTGCGCGGCGTACTTCCGGCGCGACGACGCGGGCCTGGCGCGGTTCGCGGGGCTGCTGACGGCGTTCGCGGGGGCCATGCTCGGGCTGGTGCTGGCCGACGACCTGCTGGTGCTGTACGTGTTCTGGGAGCTGACGACGGTCCTGTCGTACCTGCTCATCGGGCACAATCCGGAGCGCAAGGCGAACCGGCGGGCGGCGCTGCAGGCGCTCATGGTGACGACGTTCGGCGGGCTGGCCATGCTGGTCGGCGTCATCGTCATCGGGCAGGCCGCCGGGACGTACCAGATCTCCGCGGTGCTGGCCGACCCGCCGGGCGGCGACGCCGTCACCGTCGCCGTCGTGCTGGTGCTGATCGGGGCGGTGTCGAAGTCGGCGCTGATCCCGTTCCACTTCTGGCTGCCCGGCGCCATGGCCGCGCCCACCCCCGTCAGCGCCTACCTGCACGCCGCCGCCATGGTGAAGGCTGGTGTCTACCTGGTCGCGCTGTTCGCGCCGGCGTTCGCGGGGCTGATGCCGTGGCGGCCGCTACTGCTGACGCTGGGTGTGCTGACGATGCTGCTCGGCGCGCTGCGAGCGCTGCGGCAGACCGACCTCAAGCTGCTGCTCGCGTACGGGACGGTGAGCCAGCTCGGCTTCCTCATCGTGCTGGTCGGCGCGGGCACGCGGTCGGCGGCACTGGCAGGGGTCGCCATGCTGGTGGCGCACGCGCTGTTCAAGGCCGCGCTGTTCCTGGTGGTCGGCTTGGTCGACCGCGCGACCGGCACCCGCGACCTGCGCGAGCTGTCCGGGCTGGGCCGGCGGCTGCCGGTCCTGCTGGTGACGTCGGTGCTGGCGGCGGCGTCCATGGCCGCGATCCCGCCGCTGGCCGGGTTCGTCGCCAAGGAGAGCGCGTACCTCGCGGCCCTCGACATCGCCGAGACCGGCGACGGCACCGGCATCGGCGCGTTCGCCGGGTGGGCGCTGGTTGCGGGGCTGGCCGTCGGGTCGGCGCTGACCGCCGCCTACAGCATCCGGTTCGTGTGGGGCGCGTTCGCGGTGAAGCCGGGGGTGCCGGCGCTCGAGGCGTCGGACTGCCGGTTCCCGACGGTGGGGTTCAGCGCCGCGCCCGTGGTGCTGGCGGCCGCCGGGCTGGTGCTCGGGTTCCTCGGGCCGGCCGAGACCACGCTGCTCGAGCCGTACGCCGACCTGTTCCCCGAGGGCGCGCACGAGCCGGAGCTGGCGCTCTGGCACGGCCTCAACGCCGCACTGCTGCTGTCGGTCGCGTCGGTGCTGGTGGGCATCGCGCTGTTCCGCTGGCGCGACGGCGTCGGCCGGGTCGAGGGTGCGCTGGCGCCGTCGACCGACGCCGAGACGACGTACCGGACCATCATGCGCGGCGTCGACCGGCTCGCCGTCGAGGTCACCGGCACCACGCAGCGCGGCTCGCTGCCCAGCTACCTGGCCGTGATCTTCCTGGTCGTCGTCGCGGTGCCGGGCGGCGTGCTGGTGGTCAACCGGCTCTGGGACGGCGGCGGCAGCGGGCTGGACGTGCGGGCGTGGGACAGCGTCGGGCAGGCCGTGGTCGGGGCGATCATGATCGCCGCGGCGGTGCTGGCGGCGCGGTCGCGGAGGCGCCTGAAGGCGGTCGTCCTGGCCGGTGGCACCGGCTACGGCATGGCGATGCTGTTCATCCTGCACGGCGCGCCGGACCTCGCGCTGACGCAGGTGCTGGTCGAGACCGTCACGCTGGTGATCTTCGTGCTGGTGTTGCGGCGACTGCCGACGTACTTCTCCGACCGGCCGCTGACGGCGTCGCGCTGGTGGCGGCTCGGCCTCGGCGTCGCCGTCGGCGTGATCATGGCCGGGCTGGCGCTGGCGGCGTCGGGCGCGCGGACGGCCCAGCCGGTGTCCGACGGGTTCGCCGAGCCGGCCGTGTCGTACGGCGGCGGGCACAACATCGTCAACGTCACGCTGGTCGACATCCGGGCTTGGGACACCATGGGCGAGATCTCGGTGCTCGTCGTCGCCGCGACCGGCGTGGCCAGCCTGATCTTCCTCATCACCGGGCGCACGGGGCGGTGGCGGCCCGACGACGCGATCGCCAGCGCGCCGTCGCCGCACGGCCGCCGCTCGCACCGCAACCTCTGGCTGCGGGCCGGGCGCACCGTCGCGCCCGAGGGCCGCTCGATCCTGTTCGAGGTGGTCACGCGGCTGGCGTTCCACGTGGTCATCGTGTTCTCGATCTACCTGCTGTTCGTCGGGCACAACGCCCCGGGCGGCGGGTTCGCCGGCGGGCTGGTCGCCGGGCTTGCGCTGATGGTCCGCTACCTCGCCGGCGGCCGGCACGAGCTGGACGAGGCCGCCCCCGTCGACGCCGGGCTGGTGCTGGGCATCGGGCTGTTCGTCGCGACGGGGACCGGGCTGGTGCCGCTGCTGTTCGGCGGCGACGTCCTGCAGAGCGCCGTCGTCGACGTCGAGGTGCCGCTGATCGGGCACGTGCACTTCGTGACGTCGCTGTTCTTCGACATCGGCGTGTACCTGGTGGTGGTCGGGCTGATGCTCGACGTGCTGCGCAGCCTCGGCGGCGGCATCGACCGGCAGGCCGACGGCGACGATTCCGACTCGGACGCGGCCTCGGACTCGGCCGAGGCCCTGGAGACCGCGGAGGGGGTGCGATGA
- a CDS encoding glycosyltransferase gives MSDILIASVPIHGHVTPLLGAAVGLVRRGHRVRFLTGARFASLVEETGSTFVALPADADYDDRQLDAVTKDRPRGLAGLRFDVRQIFLTPAPAQYRALLEQLAEPTKAVLVDPTFLGAFLLTGHPAHDRPPVIYGGVTVLTLASPHVPPFGLGLQPLAGPARRLNTARNRLLRFLVERVVFAPVQRDFDALYQAVHGRPAPAFVLNWVSTVDAIVQFSVPAFEYPQPDAAVPTYFSGPLTRPATAVDLPAWWDDLRTTTPVVLVTQGTIANADLTALVRPTLDGLAGEDVLVVVTTGGQPAEKLGPLPDNARVARFLPYDQLLPLVDVMVTNGGYGGVHYALTHGVPLVAAGVTEDKPEVCARVAWSGAGVNLRTGRPRARAVRRAVLGVLRSSSHRAAAGAIASQIAESRGVDELVDVIEDLDGRRTGDTIGR, from the coding sequence ATGTCCGACATCCTGATCGCCAGTGTGCCGATCCACGGGCACGTCACGCCGCTCCTCGGTGCTGCCGTCGGCCTGGTGCGGCGCGGCCATCGCGTGCGGTTCCTCACTGGAGCGCGCTTCGCGTCGCTCGTCGAGGAGACGGGCAGTACCTTCGTCGCTCTCCCCGCGGACGCGGACTACGACGACCGGCAGCTCGACGCGGTGACCAAGGACCGGCCTCGCGGCCTCGCCGGCCTGCGGTTCGACGTCAGGCAGATCTTCCTCACACCCGCGCCGGCCCAGTACCGGGCCCTGTTGGAGCAGCTGGCCGAGCCCACGAAGGCGGTGCTCGTCGACCCGACGTTCCTCGGCGCCTTCCTGCTCACCGGCCACCCCGCCCACGACCGGCCTCCGGTGATCTACGGCGGGGTCACCGTCCTGACACTGGCCTCGCCGCACGTGCCACCGTTCGGACTCGGTCTGCAGCCGCTGGCCGGTCCGGCGCGGCGGCTCAACACCGCGCGCAACCGCCTGCTGCGGTTCCTCGTCGAGCGGGTGGTCTTCGCGCCGGTGCAGCGCGACTTCGACGCCCTCTACCAGGCGGTGCACGGCCGTCCGGCGCCCGCCTTCGTCCTCAACTGGGTCAGCACCGTCGACGCCATCGTGCAGTTCTCGGTGCCGGCGTTCGAGTATCCGCAACCGGACGCCGCGGTCCCCACGTACTTCTCCGGACCGCTGACCCGGCCGGCGACGGCGGTCGACCTGCCGGCCTGGTGGGACGACCTCCGGACCACCACGCCGGTCGTGCTCGTCACCCAGGGCACGATCGCCAACGCCGACCTCACCGCACTCGTCCGGCCCACCCTCGACGGGCTCGCGGGCGAGGACGTCCTGGTGGTGGTGACGACCGGAGGGCAGCCGGCCGAGAAGCTCGGACCGCTGCCGGACAATGCCCGGGTCGCGCGATTCCTTCCCTATGACCAGCTCCTTCCGCTGGTCGACGTCATGGTGACCAACGGCGGGTACGGCGGTGTGCACTACGCCCTGACCCACGGCGTGCCCCTCGTCGCCGCCGGTGTCACCGAGGACAAGCCGGAGGTGTGCGCCCGCGTCGCCTGGTCCGGGGCCGGCGTGAACCTCCGCACCGGACGGCCACGGGCGCGGGCGGTGCGGCGCGCCGTGCTCGGGGTGCTCCGATCGTCCAGTCACCGCGCGGCGGCCGGCGCCATCGCGAGCCAGATCGCCGAGTCGCGCGGAGTCGACGAACTCGTCGACGTGATCGAGGACCTCGACGGGCGCCGAACCGGTGACACAATCGGCCGATGA
- a CDS encoding DinB family protein, whose translation MSARPERWTKSTVYADMWVDPDDDPRDSDGVSPDGELPTLQDYLRSYRLTLLMKCDGLDAAQLATRSVPPSTMSLLGLLRHLAEVERDWRGWVADPAPKLYGPRDADFDGAVADQAVVDAAYADLAREQAETDALLATFPDLGERVGSEGIAVRELWVHRVEEYARHCGHADLLRECIDGRVGQ comes from the coding sequence GTGAGTGCGCGACCCGAGCGATGGACCAAGTCGACCGTCTACGCCGACATGTGGGTCGACCCCGACGACGATCCGCGCGACAGCGATGGGGTCAGCCCGGACGGCGAGCTGCCGACGCTGCAGGACTACCTGCGCAGCTACCGGCTGACCCTGCTGATGAAGTGCGACGGCCTCGACGCCGCCCAGCTGGCGACGCGCTCGGTGCCGCCGTCGACGATGTCGCTGCTCGGGCTGCTTCGGCACCTGGCCGAGGTCGAGCGCGACTGGCGCGGCTGGGTCGCCGACCCGGCGCCGAAGCTGTACGGCCCGCGCGACGCCGACTTCGACGGCGCGGTCGCCGACCAGGCCGTGGTCGATGCGGCGTACGCCGACCTGGCGCGCGAGCAGGCCGAGACCGACGCGCTGCTGGCGACGTTCCCGGACCTGGGCGAACGGGTCGGCTCCGAAGGCATCGCGGTGCGCGAGCTGTGGGTGCACCGGGTCGAGGAGTACGCCCGCCACTGCGGGCACGCCGACCTGCTACGCGAGTGCATCGACGGCCGCGTCGGCCAGTAG
- a CDS encoding rhomboid family intramembrane serine protease: MSSSGQLTPRRSVPPAIVATLPVFVLVLLMWAEEIVDSVPGVDLDQYGIRPHDPEGLVGVVTAPFLHGGFGHLIANTGAFLVLGCLIAMTTRRFWPVTIGVALVGGFATWLAAAPNSVHIGASGLVYGYAAFLVAWGVFSRRALAIVVAVIVVLMYGGIVLGVLPGQPGISWQGHLFGALAGVLMAWLLRGSGSKTPA, translated from the coding sequence ATGTCGTCCTCGGGTCAGCTCACGCCCCGCCGATCCGTGCCGCCGGCCATCGTCGCGACGCTGCCGGTGTTCGTCCTCGTGCTGCTCATGTGGGCCGAAGAGATCGTCGACTCGGTGCCGGGCGTCGACCTCGACCAGTACGGCATCCGCCCGCACGACCCCGAGGGACTGGTCGGCGTCGTCACGGCGCCGTTCCTGCACGGCGGGTTCGGCCACCTCATCGCCAACACCGGTGCGTTCCTGGTGCTGGGCTGCCTCATCGCCATGACCACGCGGCGGTTCTGGCCGGTCACCATCGGCGTGGCGCTGGTGGGCGGGTTCGCGACCTGGCTCGCCGCCGCCCCCAACAGCGTCCACATCGGCGCCAGCGGGCTGGTGTACGGCTACGCCGCGTTCCTCGTCGCCTGGGGCGTGTTCAGCCGGCGGGCGCTGGCCATCGTCGTCGCCGTCATCGTGGTGCTGATGTACGGCGGCATCGTCCTCGGCGTGCTGCCGGGCCAGCCGGGCATCTCGTGGCAGGGCCACCTGTTCGGCGCGCTGGCCGGCGTGCTCATGGCCTGGCTGCTGCGGGGGAGCGGGTCGAAGACCCCCGCATGA
- a CDS encoding DNA gyrase subunit B — MTAERADALTSGGDYTARHLSVLEGLEAVRKRPGMYIGSTDSRGLMHCLWEIIDNAVDEALGGFCDRVEVVLHADGSASVSDNGRGIPVDTHAKSGLSGVEVVYTKLHAGGKFGGGSYAATGGLHGVGASVVNALSVRLDVEVDRGGRTHAMSFRRGEPGVWDGDGPAAAFAPFTDHSELRITGRVAKRVTGTRVRFHADRQIFLREAGYSWEDLLSRARQTSYLVPGLQLVVRDERTAEVVEETFRHDGGISEFVEFLSPGAAVTDVLRLTGEQTFRETVPVLDDDGQLVSKDTERVCQVDVALRWDTGYDTVGRSFVNVVATPKGGTHVTGFEQGLLKLLRDQIKVNARRLKAGNDKIEKDDVLEGLTSVVTVRLDEPQFEGQTKEVLGTAAVRSIVSTVVERELKAVLTSTKRNDKAQASTLLEKVVAAAKARVAARVHKETVRRKNALETSSLPTKLVDCRSNSLEKSELFIVEGDSALGTGRSARDAEYQALLPIRGKILNVQKASVADMLKNAECAAIIQVLGAGSGRTFEIDQSRYGRVILMTDADVDGAHIRTLLITLFYRYMRPYVEAGRLFAAMPPLHRIELSNPKKGQDKYVYTYTDADLDRTLRDLARKGVRVKETPQRYKGLGEMDPDQLAETTMDPRHRRLRRINAQDAEAAEGVFELLMGNDVAPRKEFIIAGAAELDRARIDV, encoded by the coding sequence GTGACCGCCGAGCGCGCTGACGCCCTGACCAGCGGTGGCGACTACACCGCCCGTCATCTGTCGGTGCTGGAGGGCCTCGAGGCCGTGCGCAAGCGGCCGGGCATGTACATCGGCTCCACCGACTCCCGCGGCCTCATGCACTGCCTCTGGGAGATCATCGACAACGCCGTCGACGAGGCGCTGGGCGGGTTCTGCGACCGCGTCGAGGTGGTGCTGCACGCCGATGGCTCGGCCTCGGTCAGCGACAACGGCCGCGGCATCCCGGTCGACACCCACGCGAAGTCCGGGCTGTCCGGCGTCGAGGTCGTCTACACCAAGCTGCACGCCGGCGGGAAGTTCGGCGGCGGGTCCTACGCCGCCACCGGCGGCCTGCACGGCGTCGGCGCCAGCGTGGTCAACGCGCTGTCGGTCCGCCTCGACGTCGAGGTCGACCGCGGCGGGCGCACCCACGCCATGTCGTTCCGCCGCGGTGAACCCGGGGTGTGGGACGGCGACGGCCCGGCCGCGGCGTTCGCACCGTTCACCGACCACTCCGAGTTGCGCATCACCGGACGGGTGGCCAAGCGGGTCACCGGCACCCGGGTCCGCTTCCACGCCGACCGGCAGATCTTCCTGCGCGAGGCCGGCTACTCGTGGGAGGACCTGCTCTCCCGCGCCCGCCAGACGTCCTACCTGGTGCCGGGCCTGCAACTGGTGGTCCGCGACGAGCGCACCGCCGAGGTCGTCGAAGAGACGTTCCGGCACGACGGCGGCATCAGCGAGTTCGTCGAGTTCCTCAGCCCCGGCGCGGCCGTCACCGACGTGCTCCGGCTCACCGGCGAGCAGACCTTCCGCGAGACCGTCCCCGTCCTCGACGACGACGGCCAGCTGGTCAGCAAGGACACCGAGCGGGTCTGCCAGGTCGACGTCGCGCTGCGCTGGGACACCGGCTACGACACCGTCGGCCGCTCGTTCGTCAACGTCGTCGCCACCCCCAAGGGCGGCACCCACGTCACCGGCTTCGAGCAGGGCCTGCTCAAGCTGCTGCGCGACCAGATCAAGGTCAACGCGCGGCGGCTCAAGGCCGGCAACGACAAGATCGAGAAGGACGACGTGCTCGAGGGCCTGACCTCGGTCGTCACCGTCCGCCTCGACGAGCCGCAGTTCGAGGGGCAGACCAAGGAGGTGCTCGGCACAGCGGCGGTCCGCTCCATCGTCTCCACCGTCGTCGAGCGCGAGCTGAAGGCCGTCCTCACCTCGACCAAGCGCAACGACAAGGCGCAGGCGTCGACGCTGCTCGAGAAGGTCGTCGCGGCGGCGAAGGCCCGCGTGGCCGCCCGCGTGCACAAAGAGACCGTCCGCCGCAAGAACGCGCTCGAGACCAGTTCGCTGCCGACCAAGCTGGTCGACTGCCGCTCCAACAGCCTCGAGAAGTCCGAGCTGTTCATCGTCGAGGGCGACTCCGCGCTCGGCACCGGCCGCTCGGCCCGCGACGCGGAGTACCAGGCGCTGCTGCCCATCCGCGGCAAGATCCTCAACGTGCAGAAGGCGTCCGTCGCCGACATGCTGAAGAACGCCGAGTGTGCCGCGATCATCCAGGTGCTCGGCGCCGGCAGCGGCCGCACCTTCGAGATCGACCAGTCGCGCTACGGCCGCGTCATCCTCATGACCGACGCCGACGTCGACGGCGCGCACATCCGCACGCTGCTCATCACGCTCTTCTACCGGTACATGCGCCCGTACGTCGAGGCCGGCCGGCTGTTCGCCGCCATGCCGCCGCTGCACCGCATCGAGCTGTCCAACCCGAAGAAGGGCCAGGACAAGTACGTCTACACGTACACCGACGCCGACCTCGACCGCACCTTGCGCGACCTCGCCCGCAAGGGCGTCCGGGTCAAGGAGACCCCGCAGCGCTACAAGGGCCTGGGCGAGATGGATCCCGACCAGCTGGCCGAGACCACCATGGACCCGCGGCACCGCCGGCTGCGGCGCATCAACGCCCAGGACGCCGAGGCCGCGGAGGGGGTGTTCGAGCTGCTCATGGGCAACGACGTCGCGCCGCGCAAGGAGTTCATCATCGCCGGCGCCGCGGAGCTCGACCGCGCCCGCATCGACGTCTGA
- a CDS encoding TetR family transcriptional regulator: MIDAAAELFAAHGYARTTLARIAEAAQVSVETVQAQGPKRSLLGAAVRMRTFGREADESILDVPESGALLRQDRPDGFARAAARLVGEINARSSGLMRAFASAAADDPDIEAEWSEVLGLVHGNVRDLVALLGSRGWLRSDAGTDELAAGLWIMIDGEVFEKLTRRLGWSAQHYEDWLARSIGDLLFPARPA; encoded by the coding sequence GTGATCGATGCGGCCGCCGAGCTCTTCGCGGCGCACGGCTACGCCCGCACGACCCTCGCTCGCATCGCCGAGGCGGCCCAGGTCTCCGTGGAGACCGTGCAGGCCCAGGGTCCGAAGCGGAGTCTCCTGGGCGCCGCCGTGCGCATGCGCACCTTCGGTCGCGAGGCCGACGAGTCGATCCTCGACGTCCCCGAGTCCGGCGCGCTCCTCCGCCAGGATCGTCCCGACGGATTCGCGCGAGCCGCCGCCCGCCTCGTGGGTGAGATCAACGCTCGCAGCAGCGGGCTCATGCGTGCCTTCGCATCGGCCGCGGCGGACGACCCGGACATCGAGGCCGAGTGGTCAGAGGTGCTCGGACTCGTCCATGGCAACGTCCGCGACCTCGTCGCGCTGCTCGGGTCACGTGGCTGGCTGCGCTCCGACGCCGGGACGGACGAACTCGCAGCCGGCCTGTGGATCATGATCGACGGCGAGGTCTTCGAGAAGCTCACGCGGCGTCTCGGGTGGTCGGCCCAGCACTATGAGGACTGGCTGGCCCGGTCGATCGGGGACCTGCTCTTCCCGGCCCGGCCGGCCTGA